The window AAGGTTCATAGGGGCACCCGCGCTGTGCCTTCGGCGTAGGCGGGCTTTGGGATGTGCACGACCCGGGGGACGGCCCGAGGCGAACAGGGGGGCCGGGGGGCTCGGCCCCCCGGAGAAACTCTTCTTTCCAACCCCCGGAGGGCTACGTCCCGGTGAGGTGTTCCGGTCGTACCGGCGTCCGGTCCAGCTCCAGACCCGTCGCGTTCCGGATCGCCGCGAGGACGGCCGGGGTCGACGACAGGGTCGGGGCCTCGCCGATGCCACGCAGCCCGTACGGCGCGTGGTCGTCGGCGAGTTCGAGCACGTCGACGGGGATGGTCGGCGTGTCGAGAATCGTGGGGATGAGGTAGTCGGTGAAGGAGGGGTTCCTGACCTTCGCCGTGACGGGGTCGACGATGATCTCCTCCATGACCGCGATGCCGAGGCCCTGGGCCGTGCCGCCCTGGATCTGGCCGACGACGGACAGCGGGTTGAGCGCCTTGCCGACGTCCTGTGCGCAGGCCAGCTCGATGACCTTCACCAGACCGAGCTCGGTGTCCACCTCGACGACGGCGCGGTGCGCGGCGAACGAGTACTGGACGTGACCGAAGCCCTGGCCGGTACGGAGGTCGAAGGCCTCGGTCGGCCGGTGCCGCCACTCCGCCTCGACCTCGACGGACTCGTCCTCCAGCACGTCCGCGAGGTCGGCCAGCACCTCGCCGCCGTCGGTGACGACCTTGCCGCCCTCCAGCAGCAGCTCGGCGGTGGCCCAGGCCGGGTGGTACGTACCGAACTTGCGGCGGCCGATCTCCAGGACCTTCTCGCGGACGAGCTCGCAGGAGTGCTTGACGGCGCCACCGGTGACGTACGTCTGGCGCGACGCCGAGGTCGAACCGGCGGACCCCACCCGGGTGTCGGCCGGCTGGATCGTCACCTGGGCGACGCCCAGCTCGGTGCGGGCGATCTGCGCGTGGACGGTGACACCGCCCTGGCCGACCTCCGCCATCGCGGTGTGGACGGTCGCGACGGGCTCACCGCCGACGACCTCCATACGGACCCGGGCGGTCGAGTAGTCGTCGAAGCCCTCGGAGAAGCCGACGTTCTTGATGCCGACCGCGTAGCCGACACCGCGTACGACACCTTCGCCGTGGGTGGTGTTGGAGAGGCCGCCGGGCAGCTGACGGACGTCCGCCGCCTCGCCGGCCGCGAGCCACTGCTGCTCCGGCGGCATCGGCATCGCCTTGACGCGGCGCAGGAGTTCGGCGACGGGGGCCGGGGAGTCGACGGGCTGGCCGGTCGGCATGATCGCGCCCTGCGACATCGCGTTGAGCTGACGGAACTCGACCCGGTCCATGCCCACCTTGTCGGCGAGCTTGTCCATCTGCGCCTCGTAGGCGAAGCACGCCTGGACCGCGCCGAAGCCGCGCATGGCACCGCAGGGCGGGTTGTTGGAGTAGAGGGCGATCGCCTCGATGTCGACGTCGTCGAGCACGTACGGGCCGACCGACAGGGACGCCGCGTTGCCGACGACCGCCGGGGACGCGGAGGCGTACGCGCCGCCGTCGAGGACGATCCGGCACTTCATGTGGGTCAACCTGCCGTCCTTCGTCGCCCCGTGCTCGTAGTGGAGCTTCGCGGGGTGGCGGTGGACGTGCCCGAAGAAGGACTCGAACCGGTTGTAGACGATCTTGACCGGTTTGCCCGTGCGCAGGGCCAGCAGGCAGGCGTGGATCTGCATGGACAGGTCCTCGCGGCCGCCGAACGCGCCGCCGACGCCGGAGAGCGTCATCCGGACCTTGTCCTCGGGCAGGCCGAGCACCGGGGCGATCTGCCGCAGGTCGGAGTGGAGCCACTGGGTGGCGACGTAGAGGTCGACCCCGCCGTCCTCGGCGGGCACGGCGAGGCCGGACTCCGGACCGAGGAACGCCTGGTCCTGCATGCCGAAGGTGTACTCGCCCTCGACGACGAAGTCGGCGCGCCGCCGGGCCGCCTCGACGTCACCGCGGACGATCGGCTGGCGGTGCACGATGTTCGGGTGCGGGACGTGCCCGATGTGGTGGTCGTCGCGGCCCTCGTGGATCAACGGGGCGTCCGGCGCGGTGGCCGAGGCCTCGTCCGTGACGACGGGCAGCTCCCTGTACTCCACCTTGATCTTGGCGGCGGCGCGGCGGGCGGTCTCCGGGTGGTCGGCGGCCACGATCGCGACGGGCTCGCCGTGGTGGCGTACGCGCCCGTGGGCCAGAACGGGGGTGTCCTGGATCTCCAGGCCGTAGTTCTTCACCTCGGTCGGCAGGTCGTCGTACGTCATGACGGCGTAGACGCCCGGTGTCGCGAGGGCCTCGCCGGTGTCGATGGAGAGGATCTCGGCGTGCGCGACCGTGGAGCGCAGGATCTGGCCCCAGAGCATGTCCTCGTGCCACATGTCGGAGGAGTACGCGAACTCCCCGGTGACCTTCAGGGTGCCGTCCGGGCGGAGTGTGGACTCGCCGACACCGCCCTTGGTCTGCGAACCCTGGGTGACCTTGGTGGGAGTGCCGATGGGGGCGCTGATGGGGGAAGACATCGTCAGACCGCCTCTCCCTGACGGGCGGCCGCCAGGCGGACCGCGTCCATGATCTTCTCGTAGCCGGTGCAGCGGCAGAGGTTGCCCGACAGCGCCTCGCGGATGTCCGCGTCGCTCGGGGTCGGGTTGCGCTCGAGCATCTCGTCGGCGGCGACCAGCAGGCCGGGGGTGCAGAAGCCGCACTGGACGGCGCCGGCGTCGATGAACGCCTGCTGGATCGGGGAGAGTTCCGTGCCCTCGCCGGTGCGGGAGTCCTGCCCCTCGGCGGCCCAGCGCCGGGCGTCGTGGACGGACGTGCCCGACGGACCGCAGGCTCCGGCCGCGCAACCGCCGTGCTCCGCCCGCTGTTTGGCGAAGTCGGCGAGGCCCTCGACCGTGACGACCTCGCGGCCCTCCACCTGCCCGGCCGCGACCAGACACGAACACACCGGCACACCGTCGAGGCGGACCGTGCAGGAGCCGCACTCGCCCTGCTCACAGGCGTTCTTGGAGCCGGGCAGGCCCATGCGCTCGCGCAGGACGTAGAGAAGGCTCTCGCCCTCCCAGACGTCGTCGGCTTCCTGCGGGCGGCCGTTGACCGTGAAATTGACGCGCATTACGCGACACTCCCCTTCTGATGTGTCCGGCCGTCGGTGCCGCGGTACGACTCCCAGGTCCAGGTCAGCGTGCGGCGGGCCATGATTCCCACCGCGTGGCGGCGGTAGCTCGCCGTGCCCCGGACGTCGTCGATCGGGTTGCAGGCGGCCGAGCACAGCTCGGCGAACTGCTTGGCGACCGACGGGGTGATGATCTTCCCGTTGTCCCAGAAGCCGCCCTCGTCGAGCGCCGCGTTCAGGAACTCCTCGGCGGCCTTGGCCCGTACGGGCGTGGGCGCGGCCGAGCCGATGCCGGTGCGCACCGTGCGGGTGCCGGGGTGCAGGGCCAGGCCGAAGGCGCAGACCGCGATGACCATCGCGTTGCGGGTGCCGACCTTCGAGTACTGCTGGGGTCCGTCGGCCTTCTTGATGTGGACGGCCCGGATGAGCTCGTCGGGGGCGAGCGCGTTGCGCTTCACGCCGGTGTAGAACGCGTCGATGGGGATGAGCCGGGAGCCGCGTACGGACTCGGCCTCGACCTCGGCGCCCGCCGCGAGGAGGGCGGGGTGGGCGTCACCGGCCGGGGAGGCGGTACCGAGGTTGCCGCCGACGCCGCCGCGGTTGCGGATCTGCGGGGAGGCCACGGTGTGGGAGGCCAGGGCGAGGCCGGGCAGTTCGCCGCGCAGGTTGTCCATGATCGCCGTGTACGGGACCGAGGCGCCCAGGCGGACGGACTCCTCGCCGACCTCCCACTCGCCCAGCTCGCCGATGCGGTTCAGGTCGAGCAGGTACTCGGGCCGGCGGTGGTCGAAGTTGATCTCGACCATCACGTCGGTGCCACCCGCAATCGGCACAGCGGTGGGGTGCTCGGCCTTCGCGGCGAGCGCCTCCTCCCAGCTGGCGGGGCGAAGGAAGTCCATGACCGGCTCTCTTCTTCGTCTCGTGGATCGTGCTGTTCAAGCCAGATCGTGTGCGGCGGGCCCGGCTCGTTCATGAGGTGTTCACGTGGATCGCAGCCAGTACACAGCGCTGTCCTCCACCGGGGTCAGTCACCGAAACCATGAAGGAGTTGGCTGGCCAGGGCGCCCATCTTGTAGATTCGTATGAACGGAGGTCATCAGTAGCCTCCTCGTTTTCCTTTGGAAACATCCGACGCAGACCTTTGGAAACATCCGACGCAGTCCCCTGAAGACATCCGACGCGGTCCTGGAAACAGCGAGCACCGTCCGCGAAAGCCCAGGACAGGGCCCACGGAGGCCGGGACCACCGTCCGCCGGGGCCCGCGGGTCCACCCGGCGGAGGCCGGACACCCGGCGCTTCGGGCCTCCGGCCCCGGGTCCGACCCGGCTCCCGCACTTCCATCGTAGATTTCGAGACAGAACGGCGGCGACGAGATGCGGCTGCGCGCACTGCTGGACACGGACGCGCTGGGCCTGCGGCTGCTCGGCGGCGAGGACGAGCTGGACCGCACCGTGCGTGGCGTGATGACCACGGACCTGCGGGACCCGAGCCGCTACCTCTCGGGCGGCGAGCTGGTGCTGACGGGGCTCGCCTGGCGGCGCGGCGCCGCCGACTCCGAGCCCTTCGTACGGATCCTCGCGGGCGCGGGCGTCACGGCGCTGGCCGCGGGAGAGGCGGAGCTGGGCGCGATCCCGGACGACCTGGTGGCGGCCTGTGCGAGACACCGGCTGCCGCTGTTCGCCGTCAACGAGTCGGTGGCCTTCGCGACGATCACCGAGTACGTCGTGCGGCAGGTGTCGGGCGAGCGTGCCGGGGACCTGGCGGCCGTGGTGGACCGGCACCGCCGGATGATGACCTCGGGCCCCGCCGGCGGTGGCCCGGACGTGGTCCTGGACCTGCTCGGTTCCGACCTGGACCTGCGGGCCTGGGTGCTCTCCCCCGCGGGCCGCCTCATCGCGGGCTCGCACCTCGCGCAGGAGTGGCTGCCAGCGGGCGTGTGCGCGGCGCTGGCCGGCGAGCACCTGGCAGCGGTCCGCACGGGGCGGCGGGGGCCGCACCGGGTGACGGTGGGCCCCACGACGTATTCGCTCTTCCCGGTCCGCAGCGGCGGTCGCGGGGCGGCGGGTGCGCGCGACGTACGCGAGACGGTGCTGTCGGAGTGGCTGCTCGCGGTCGAGGCGGACGCCGGGGACTGGCCGGAGGAGCGGCTCGACCTGCTGGAGGGCGTCACGCAGCTGATCGCGGTGGAGCGGGACCGCCGGGACGCGGCACGGACCGTGCGGCGCAGGCTCGCGCAGGAGGTCCTGGAGCTGCTGCAGACCGGTGCCGCGCCCGCGGAGATCGCGGCGCGGCTGCGGGTGGCCGCACCGGTGCTGCTGCCGGGGCTCGGCGCGGCCCCGCACTGGCAGGTCGTGGTCGCCCGGGTGGAGTGGGACGACGCGAAGGGCGGGCCCGCCGGGTCCCCGGCCGAGGGCGGGCGCCCCGCGGGCGGCATCGAGGGAGGTCCGGTGGCGCAGGCGCTGCTGGAGGAGATCCTGGTCGACCCGCTGTCGTCGGGGCCCGAGCCGTCCGACCGCATCGCGGTCGCCCACACGGGTGACGAGGCCGTCGCGCTCGTACCGCTGCCGGCCGTTTCCTCGGAGCACGACGGTTCGGAGGCCGGGCTGCTCGCCGACACGCTCCTGGAGGCCGTGCGCGACCCGCTGTCGGCAGGCCTCGACGGCGACGGGCGGCTCACCCTCGGGGTCAGCGCCGCCGTGCACTCGGCGGAGGGGCTGCGCGGCGCCCTGGAGGAGGCCCGGCACGCGCGCCGGGTGGCCGCGGCCCGCCCCGGGCGGGTGTGCGCGGCGGGGCACCAGGAGCTGGCCTCCCACGTGCTGCTGCTGCCCTTCGTGCCGGACGACGTGCGGCGCGCCTTCACGGCGAGGCTCCTCGACCCGCTCCGGGACTACGACCGCCGCCACCGGGCCGAGCTGATACCGACCCTGGAGGCGTTCCTGGACTGCGACGGCTCCTGGACCCGCTGCGCGGCCCGCCTGCACCTGCACGTCAACACGCTGCGCTACCGGGTGGGGCGTATCGAGCAGTTGACGGGCCGAGATCTTTCCCGGCTCGAGGACAAGCTGGACTTCTTCCTGGCGTTGCGGATGAGCTGAGGTCACAGGCCCGTGGGCGAGGAGGGCGCTGTCGTCCGGGCGGGGCGGGCGGCCAGGAAGAGGCACCAAGTGCCTTCTCTGTTCCACGACTTTGTGAAATCCTTCACCCACCCCCTTGGCCGGGCGCGTCGATTCGTGCTGAGATGCCGCCACCACTCAACAGCTCAATGGCGTGCTCGGGGAGGGCAACGTGGCGTATCCCGCCATGTCTGGTTACGGAACGACTGCCGGAGACGATCCACTCCAGACCGCGGTATGGCGGCTGCGCTCACGCGCCTGCTGGGCCGACGCGGCCGCGCTCCTCGAGCCACGCACGGCCTCGGCGGCGCTCCAGCGGGCCTCACTCCTCGTCGAGCGGTGCCTCTACACCGAGCAGGGCTGGGCGGAGGCGGAGGACGCGCTGCGGACGGCGGAGGCGCTGGCCCAGAGCGACGACGAGCGGGGCGCGGCGGCCTGCGAGCGCGGGCAGCTCGCGTACGCGTCGACACTGCTCGCGGTGCGCGACCGCGCCGACGAGGCGCGGGCCGCGCTCGGCCGGGCGGCCGCCCTGATCGCGCCGGGCGCCCCGGGGCGGGCCCTGCTGGACTTCCGGCGTGGCCTGCTCGCCGAGAACCTCGCCCGTTCCCCGCAGTCCGCGCGCGCCGCCTACCGCCGGGCCCACGCCGGCGCCACCGCGCACGACGACCCGCTGCTTCTCTCCTTCACCTGGCGTCACCTCGCCGGACTCGCCCTGCGCGAGGGCGAGTTGGCGGAGGCTCGGCACGGTTTCGCCGAATCCCTGCGGATTCGCGAGGAGTTGGGCTACCTCGTCGGTACGGCTCCGGCCCTGGCCTCCCTCGC of the Streptomyces aurantiacus genome contains:
- a CDS encoding xanthine dehydrogenase family protein molybdopterin-binding subunit — encoded protein: MSSPISAPIGTPTKVTQGSQTKGGVGESTLRPDGTLKVTGEFAYSSDMWHEDMLWGQILRSTVAHAEILSIDTGEALATPGVYAVMTYDDLPTEVKNYGLEIQDTPVLAHGRVRHHGEPVAIVAADHPETARRAAAKIKVEYRELPVVTDEASATAPDAPLIHEGRDDHHIGHVPHPNIVHRQPIVRGDVEAARRRADFVVEGEYTFGMQDQAFLGPESGLAVPAEDGGVDLYVATQWLHSDLRQIAPVLGLPEDKVRMTLSGVGGAFGGREDLSMQIHACLLALRTGKPVKIVYNRFESFFGHVHRHPAKLHYEHGATKDGRLTHMKCRIVLDGGAYASASPAVVGNAASLSVGPYVLDDVDIEAIALYSNNPPCGAMRGFGAVQACFAYEAQMDKLADKVGMDRVEFRQLNAMSQGAIMPTGQPVDSPAPVAELLRRVKAMPMPPEQQWLAAGEAADVRQLPGGLSNTTHGEGVVRGVGYAVGIKNVGFSEGFDDYSTARVRMEVVGGEPVATVHTAMAEVGQGGVTVHAQIARTELGVAQVTIQPADTRVGSAGSTSASRQTYVTGGAVKHSCELVREKVLEIGRRKFGTYHPAWATAELLLEGGKVVTDGGEVLADLADVLEDESVEVEAEWRHRPTEAFDLRTGQGFGHVQYSFAAHRAVVEVDTELGLVKVIELACAQDVGKALNPLSVVGQIQGGTAQGLGIAVMEEIIVDPVTAKVRNPSFTDYLIPTILDTPTIPVDVLELADDHAPYGLRGIGEAPTLSSTPAVLAAIRNATGLELDRTPVRPEHLTGT
- a CDS encoding (2Fe-2S)-binding protein, which encodes MRVNFTVNGRPQEADDVWEGESLLYVLRERMGLPGSKNACEQGECGSCTVRLDGVPVCSCLVAAGQVEGREVVTVEGLADFAKQRAEHGGCAAGACGPSGTSVHDARRWAAEGQDSRTGEGTELSPIQQAFIDAGAVQCGFCTPGLLVAADEMLERNPTPSDADIREALSGNLCRCTGYEKIMDAVRLAAARQGEAV
- a CDS encoding FAD binding domain-containing protein; the encoded protein is MDFLRPASWEEALAAKAEHPTAVPIAGGTDVMVEINFDHRRPEYLLDLNRIGELGEWEVGEESVRLGASVPYTAIMDNLRGELPGLALASHTVASPQIRNRGGVGGNLGTASPAGDAHPALLAAGAEVEAESVRGSRLIPIDAFYTGVKRNALAPDELIRAVHIKKADGPQQYSKVGTRNAMVIAVCAFGLALHPGTRTVRTGIGSAAPTPVRAKAAEEFLNAALDEGGFWDNGKIITPSVAKQFAELCSAACNPIDDVRGTASYRRHAVGIMARRTLTWTWESYRGTDGRTHQKGSVA
- a CDS encoding PucR family transcriptional regulator; translation: MRLRALLDTDALGLRLLGGEDELDRTVRGVMTTDLRDPSRYLSGGELVLTGLAWRRGAADSEPFVRILAGAGVTALAAGEAELGAIPDDLVAACARHRLPLFAVNESVAFATITEYVVRQVSGERAGDLAAVVDRHRRMMTSGPAGGGPDVVLDLLGSDLDLRAWVLSPAGRLIAGSHLAQEWLPAGVCAALAGEHLAAVRTGRRGPHRVTVGPTTYSLFPVRSGGRGAAGARDVRETVLSEWLLAVEADAGDWPEERLDLLEGVTQLIAVERDRRDAARTVRRRLAQEVLELLQTGAAPAEIAARLRVAAPVLLPGLGAAPHWQVVVARVEWDDAKGGPAGSPAEGGRPAGGIEGGPVAQALLEEILVDPLSSGPEPSDRIAVAHTGDEAVALVPLPAVSSEHDGSEAGLLADTLLEAVRDPLSAGLDGDGRLTLGVSAAVHSAEGLRGALEEARHARRVAAARPGRVCAAGHQELASHVLLLPFVPDDVRRAFTARLLDPLRDYDRRHRAELIPTLEAFLDCDGSWTRCAARLHLHVNTLRYRVGRIEQLTGRDLSRLEDKLDFFLALRMS